GCCGGGGTGCGGCACGCGGAGATCATGATGGACCCGCAGGCCCATGTGTCCCGCGGCGTTTCCCTGGAGACGTGCGTCAACGGGGTGGCCTCGGTGCTGGCCACCTCCGAGGAGGAGTTCGGGGTGTCCACCCTGCTCATCGCCGCGTTCCTGCGCGACCTGTCCGAGCAATCCGCTCTTGAGGTGCTGGAGCAGCTGCTGGCCATGAACGCGCCGATCGCGGGCATCGGCCTGGATTCGGCCGAGGTGGGCAACCCGCCGGCGAAGTTCGAGCGGCTGTTTGCCAGGGCGAAGGAGGCGGGACTGCACCGGATCGCGCACGCCGGCGAGGAGGGACCGCCGTCGTACATTATCGATGCCCTGGAACTGTTGGACGTGGAGCGGATTGACCATGGCATCCGCTGTATGGAGGACCCCGAACTGGTGGAACGGCTAGTGGAGGACCGGGTGCCGCTGACCGTCTGCCCGCTGTCCAATGTGCGGCTACGGGCCGTGGACACCCTCGCGGACCATCCGTTGCCGGCCATGCTGGCTGCGGGCCTGAACGTCAGCGTCAACTCGGACGACCCGGCGTACTTCGGCGGCTACGTGGACGACAACTTCGGCCAGCT
This genomic window from Arthrobacter sp. 24S4-2 contains:
- a CDS encoding adenosine deaminase, with translation METYDGAPALSDAPESHAEQSDTEQPDAERSEAEQPDAERSEAEQPDTERSDAEEPSKLLPVAELHLHIEGTLEPELIFALAGRNGIQLPYADLDELRARYEFTDLQSFLDLYYANMAVLQTEQDFADMTRAYLARAATAGVRHAEIMMDPQAHVSRGVSLETCVNGVASVLATSEEEFGVSTLLIAAFLRDLSEQSALEVLEQLLAMNAPIAGIGLDSAEVGNPPAKFERLFARAKEAGLHRIAHAGEEGPPSYIIDALELLDVERIDHGIRCMEDPELVERLVEDRVPLTVCPLSNVRLRAVDTLADHPLPAMLAAGLNVSVNSDDPAYFGGYVDDNFGQLETVLELSEFDRVRLASNSIRSSFAADERKAELLAELGYS